From one Magnolia sinica isolate HGM2019 chromosome 18, MsV1, whole genome shotgun sequence genomic stretch:
- the LOC131233617 gene encoding uncharacterized protein LOC131233617, whose product MAPNIIPQDSNPLNSQMMADSSPLLSLPSQPPDIRNWFSSYEYESPASDVEDDDFKGFASENLDRGELENVERFENRKDPNPPYSVERIFGEFTTSQRSMQVLEQKSHFINKDTHLPEIREVPPRPKSLLSRRLGEDDHCQDQSLRKFNLIPVAVNENSSINNKVSPEKLDGKYFRKEDRIVSKTNRSSSKDNGYFPKDFIAGKDLKEVKDLQTNLNLKVANGSNVKEEGRVVANDGFISTKSSRTATANGGSFATTLIPMQPLAGKCLTSQEAVFSENDGKLRQDHVGGSCQKEFRENSGLILSQNDKASICERQVRVGRAVLSDRTNFHAEETMLEIPGKWKCPQKGKPYIGPPLKQLRLERWVRRAQ is encoded by the exons ATGGCCCCAAACATCATACCACAGGATTCAAACCCCCTCAATTCCCAG ATGATGGCGGATTCTTCTCCATTGCTTTCATTACCTTCCC AGCCTCCTGATATTAGGAACTGGTTTTCAAGTTATGAATACGAATCCCCAGCGTCAGATGTTGAGGACGATGATTTCAAAGGTTTTGCATCCGAAAATCTTGACCGTGGGGAATTGGAGAATGTTGAAAGATTTGAAAATAGGAAAGACCCAAATCCTCCTTATTCTGTGGAGAGGATCTTTGGTGAATTCACGACAAGTCAGAGGTCTATGCAGGTTTTGGAGCAAAAGAGCCATTTTATAAACAAG GATACCCATTTACCTGAAATAAGAGAAGTCCCTCCTCGCCCAAAGAGCTTGCTTTCAAGAAGACTTGGTGAAGATGACCACTGTCAGGATCAGTCTTTGCGCAAATTCAATCTTATTCCAGTGGCTGTTAATGAAAATTCAAGTATAAATAACAAAGTTTCTCCAgaaaagttggatggcaaatacttCAGGAAAGAAGATCGGATAGTCTCGAAAACTAATAGAAGTTCAAGCAAGGATAATGGATACTTTCCAAAAGATTTTATTGCGGGAAAGGATCTCAAAGAAGTAAAAGATTTGCAAACTAACCTCAATTTGAAAGTTGCAAATGGAAGCAATGTCAAAGAGGAAGGAAGAGTAGTTGCAAATGATGGTTTCATATCAACAAAAAGTAGCAGAACTGCAACAGCAAATGGTGGCAGTTTTGCAACCACGTTGATTCCAATGCAGCCATTGGCAGGAAAATGTCTGACTTCCCAAGAAGCTGTTTTCTCAGAAAATGATGGGAAGTTGAGACAAGATCATGTGGGTGGATCCTGTCAAAAGGAATTTAGAGAAAATTCAGGTTTAATTTTGAGCCAGAATGACAAGGCATCAATTTGCGAACGCCAGGTTCGAGTGGGGAGAGCTGTGTTATCGGATCGAACCAACTTTCATGCTGAAGAAACAATGCTAGAGATACCAGGAAAATGGAAATGTCCCCAGAAAGGTAAGCCATACATTGGACCTCCATTAAAGCAGCTTCGCCTTGAACGTTGGGTTCGTCGAGCACAGTAG